Proteins co-encoded in one Spirochaetota bacterium genomic window:
- a CDS encoding glycogen/starch synthase — protein sequence MIIKKQKEIKPLNIAIVSDIIDHFFTRGIDFLNFENFFVCDLSRNLRDLGHNVILVFPWHKSIESSNNFRDFKYISSEKITVAERDGREEKEIEIRSHECSKMNFIFVNEPLLSNREGFTVDPSNGFFYPDNLQRFSIFSKSALESLKTIPFRPDVIHVIGKWASITSIYAKTLYKYDNFINKSKVIFTLPSLDDMPIFTPEQYPILGIDWRYYSYEYLEFYNKVNIVKGAIVFSDATVFCSASYIEEIKREEFGNGLEGLINQKVIENKIKYVIPGVNSSFTPKDNPILSKKGLNYTKDNIGNKYKIKSLVCKRIKFDESSILLLFVGKFTEKTGISLIYEVLSDLISKNKISLILIGKGDDFREVAIDEIAKSNPSKVYWVKNVQEDEIIEYLIASDIVLIPSMVEPSSILHMVSMLFGTVPLVRGVGILNDIVRDKINGFKFYEYSPQSFRDKILEAVDIYYKNPKRWRKIVDTAMRSEFYWSESAKTYVEEIYKTSKR from the coding sequence ATGATAATAAAGAAGCAGAAAGAAATAAAACCCCTTAATATTGCTATAGTTTCAGATATCATAGACCATTTTTTCACAAGGGGGATAGACTTTTTAAATTTTGAAAATTTCTTTGTATGCGATTTATCCAGAAATCTGAGAGATTTGGGACATAATGTTATTCTAGTGTTTCCATGGCATAAGAGTATCGAAAGTAGTAATAATTTTCGTGATTTCAAGTATATCTCCTCTGAAAAAATAACTGTAGCTGAAAGAGATGGAAGAGAAGAGAAAGAGATAGAAATAAGAAGCCACGAATGTTCCAAAATGAATTTTATCTTTGTAAACGAACCACTTCTATCTAATAGAGAAGGCTTTACAGTGGATCCTAGTAATGGTTTCTTCTATCCTGATAACCTTCAAAGATTTTCAATCTTCTCCAAATCTGCTCTTGAGTCGCTTAAGACAATTCCATTCAGACCAGATGTCATACATGTGATAGGTAAGTGGGCTAGTATAACATCAATATACGCAAAAACATTGTATAAGTATGATAATTTTATTAATAAGTCAAAGGTAATATTTACATTACCTTCACTTGACGATATGCCAATATTTACACCCGAACAGTATCCAATTTTAGGTATAGATTGGAGATACTACAGCTACGAGTATCTAGAGTTCTACAACAAGGTAAACATAGTAAAAGGTGCTATCGTCTTTAGTGATGCTACTGTTTTCTGCAGTGCTTCTTACATTGAGGAGATCAAGCGAGAAGAGTTCGGCAACGGTCTTGAGGGGCTCATAAACCAAAAGGTTATTGAAAACAAGATAAAGTACGTAATACCTGGAGTTAATTCTTCATTCACACCAAAAGATAATCCTATTCTATCAAAGAAAGGTTTGAATTACACCAAAGATAACATAGGCAACAAATATAAGATTAAGTCGCTAGTATGTAAAAGAATTAAATTTGACGAGAGTAGTATATTACTACTCTTTGTAGGTAAATTTACAGAGAAAACAGGAATATCATTAATTTATGAAGTTCTTAGCGATCTTATCTCTAAAAACAAAATATCACTAATACTAATAGGCAAAGGAGATGATTTTAGAGAAGTTGCTATAGATGAAATTGCAAAGTCAAATCCATCAAAAGTATACTGGGTAAAAAATGTTCAAGAAGATGAGATAATAGAATACCTAATCGCATCTGACATTGTATTGATACCATCTATGGTGGAACCTAGTTCTATACTACACATGGTTTCAATGCTTTTTGGAACGGTACCTCTCGTTAGGGGTGTTGGTATTCTAAATGATATAGTAAGAGATAAGATAAATGGATTTAAGTTTTACGAATACTCACCCCAAAGCTTTAGGGACAAGATTTTGGAGGCAGTTGATATTTATTACAAAAACCCCAAACGATGGAGAAAGATAGTAGATACAGCCATGAGATCCGAATTTTATTGGTCTGAATCGGCTAAAACCTATGTTGAAGAAATTTACAAAACTAGCAAAAGATAA
- a CDS encoding 2-oxoacid:acceptor oxidoreductase family protein has product MDVSVKEFYDIRIHGRAGQGAKTAAQLIAEAAIDIGMYAQSFPEFGAERTGAPMKAYTRVSKSKIDIHYQITKPDVVVVMDETLFNADNVLDGIKKDGVVVVNTNEKPDTIRKRYNIPSEVKIYTLDATGIALSLFGRDFANIPLLGAVVKLTGVIDPDKVKSVIRSKFIKKLGEDGVSKNITAFEKGMNEIIGG; this is encoded by the coding sequence ATGGATGTATCGGTAAAGGAGTTCTATGACATAAGGATACATGGAAGAGCTGGTCAGGGGGCTAAGACAGCGGCACAACTTATTGCAGAAGCTGCTATTGACATTGGTATGTATGCTCAATCTTTTCCGGAGTTTGGTGCAGAAAGAACTGGTGCTCCTATGAAGGCTTATACTAGAGTTTCAAAATCCAAGATAGATATTCACTATCAGATAACTAAACCTGATGTGGTTGTCGTGATGGATGAGACTTTGTTCAATGCTGATAATGTTCTGGATGGTATCAAGAAAGACGGTGTTGTAGTAGTAAATACTAACGAGAAACCTGATACCATTAGGAAACGATATAATATTCCAAGCGAGGTTAAAATTTATACACTTGATGCCACTGGAATCGCACTTAGTCTCTTTGGTAGAGATTTTGCTAACATACCTCTTCTTGGTGCTGTTGTCAAACTTACTGGTGTCATAGACCCCGATAAAGTGAAATCCGTTATAAGGAGTAAATTCATCAAGAAGCTCGGGGAGGATGGTGTAAGTAAAAACATAACTGCCTTTGAAAAAGGTATGAACGAAATTATAGGAGGGTAA
- a CDS encoding adenosylcobalamin-dependent ribonucleoside-diphosphate reductase, with protein MKSIEISKETLDWFGGDELRSRVFAEKYALRDYNGNIIEKTPEEMWKRVARAIASAEPTEEKQREWEEKFYWLLEDFRMVPGGRIMFGAGQTQRKATLLNCYVIPIKGDSIEDIYEAMKEMARTYSYGGGVGIDISVLRPKGSPVKNSAYTSTGSVSFMDLYSLTTGTIGQSGRRGALMITIHCAHPDVEEFIVIKNDPLRIKVRYANISVLITDEFMEAVQRDENWELWYPDLMRESDFLKEFGTTDIQEIVGFLRKREDFVEIDVSKRSFYHFPDKTYFYVVNKGEIRKKRVYKIVKAKQIWDKIIHNAWASAEPGVIFYSTMRNMSTSEYNDMHILTTNPCSEIPLEPYGDCCLGNINLERFVLNEYQKDVEVDWDNLEKAVRYTVRFLDDVLTYNYERHPLKEQSEASVRSRRIGVGFTGLGDMLIKMKIKYDSEEAIDFVNDLMNRIKHIAYDESVNLAIEKGTFPNFDAKKHLQSPFIKKLDKNLIERIKKHGLRNVALLTVPPVGSGALLAGVTSGIEPVFALSYIRRSESLSQEFFKVYHPLVQRYMDKFGIQHEEDLPSFFVTAHQIDPYFRVKMQATIQKHIDHSISSTVNLPESTTEKTISDIYFYAWKLGCKGITVYREGSREGVLITEDKAKEKQSKEKSEFKRPRIMSGETLKFRLPQGALYVTVNKDTEGQIKEVFINIGKSGGNEKADAEAIGRLISIYLQDGGSIDSVIRQLEGIKGDETFWDQGIALHSIPDAVAKALSIIHKNAYQERISDTKQSDDEIENHSSIASNGGNGKVSKVNPKMEKCPSCSQITLIYENGCYICKSCGYTKCS; from the coding sequence ATGAAAAGTATTGAAATATCAAAGGAGACTCTGGACTGGTTTGGTGGAGATGAACTTAGAAGCAGAGTTTTCGCTGAAAAGTATGCATTAAGAGATTACAATGGGAACATAATAGAAAAAACTCCTGAAGAGATGTGGAAGAGAGTTGCTAGAGCCATCGCTTCCGCTGAGCCAACGGAGGAGAAGCAAAGAGAGTGGGAGGAAAAGTTTTACTGGCTTTTGGAAGACTTTAGAATGGTTCCGGGTGGTAGAATAATGTTTGGAGCTGGTCAAACTCAAAGAAAGGCAACCTTACTTAATTGTTATGTAATCCCCATAAAAGGTGATAGCATTGAAGACATCTACGAAGCAATGAAAGAGATGGCAAGAACATACAGTTATGGTGGTGGCGTTGGAATTGATATATCGGTCTTAAGACCGAAGGGGTCTCCAGTTAAAAACTCTGCTTATACATCAACAGGTTCAGTTTCATTTATGGATCTATACTCTCTGACAACAGGAACTATCGGTCAAAGTGGTAGAAGAGGAGCGTTAATGATCACTATACATTGCGCTCATCCAGATGTTGAAGAATTTATAGTGATAAAGAATGATCCATTGAGAATAAAGGTCAGATACGCAAACATATCAGTCCTTATAACCGATGAGTTTATGGAAGCAGTCCAAAGAGATGAAAATTGGGAACTTTGGTATCCTGACTTAATGAGAGAGAGTGATTTTCTAAAAGAATTTGGAACTACTGATATTCAAGAAATCGTGGGTTTTCTAAGAAAAAGAGAGGATTTTGTTGAGATAGATGTTTCAAAAAGAAGTTTCTATCACTTCCCTGACAAAACTTACTTTTATGTTGTGAATAAAGGTGAAATTAGAAAAAAAAGAGTCTATAAAATCGTTAAAGCAAAGCAAATATGGGATAAGATAATTCACAATGCTTGGGCATCTGCAGAACCTGGAGTGATATTCTACTCTACTATGAGAAATATGTCTACATCGGAGTATAATGATATGCACATACTTACTACCAACCCCTGTAGTGAGATACCTCTTGAACCTTACGGTGATTGTTGTCTAGGTAACATAAACCTTGAGAGGTTTGTTTTGAACGAATATCAGAAAGATGTAGAGGTTGATTGGGATAACCTTGAAAAAGCAGTTAGATATACTGTTAGATTCCTTGATGATGTGCTAACATACAATTATGAAAGACACCCTCTTAAAGAACAATCAGAAGCTTCTGTGAGGAGTAGGAGAATAGGGGTTGGATTTACGGGGCTTGGTGATATGTTAATAAAGATGAAGATAAAATACGACAGTGAGGAAGCAATTGACTTCGTTAATGACCTTATGAACAGAATAAAACATATTGCCTACGACGAGAGTGTTAATTTAGCAATAGAAAAAGGAACATTCCCAAACTTTGATGCAAAAAAACACTTACAATCACCTTTCATTAAGAAATTAGACAAGAACCTTATAGAGAGAATAAAGAAGCATGGTCTCAGAAATGTTGCACTTCTTACAGTTCCTCCCGTAGGTAGTGGAGCACTACTTGCGGGTGTCACTAGTGGAATAGAACCAGTTTTTGCTCTCTCTTACATAAGAAGAAGTGAGTCCCTTAGTCAAGAGTTCTTCAAGGTTTATCATCCTCTGGTTCAGAGATATATGGATAAGTTTGGTATCCAACACGAGGAAGATCTACCGAGTTTCTTCGTTACGGCACACCAGATAGACCCTTATTTCAGAGTTAAGATGCAAGCAACAATACAGAAACATATAGATCACAGTATATCATCAACAGTTAATCTACCTGAATCTACAACTGAGAAAACCATAAGTGATATTTACTTCTATGCTTGGAAACTGGGTTGTAAAGGAATAACAGTATATAGGGAAGGTAGCAGAGAAGGAGTGCTTATAACAGAAGATAAAGCAAAAGAGAAGCAGAGCAAAGAAAAATCTGAATTCAAGAGACCGAGAATAATGTCAGGTGAGACGCTTAAATTTAGACTTCCGCAAGGTGCTCTTTATGTTACGGTTAATAAAGATACAGAAGGACAGATAAAGGAAGTGTTTATAAACATAGGTAAAAGCGGTGGTAATGAAAAGGCAGATGCAGAAGCAATAGGAAGACTCATAAGTATATACTTACAAGATGGAGGAAGTATTGACAGTGTGATAAGACAACTTGAGGGGATAAAAGGTGATGAGACATTCTGGGATCAGGGAATAGCATTACATTCAATACCTGATGCCGTTGCAAAAGCATTATCAATAATCCACAAAAATGCTTACCAAGAAAGAATATCAGATACAAAACAATCAGACGATGAAATTGAAAATCATAGTTCTATAGCATCAAATGGAGGAAATGGAAAAGTATCAAAGGTCAATCCAAAGATGGAAAAGTGTCCTAGTTGTAGCCAAATAACACTTATTTATGAAAATGGTTGTTATATCTGTAAATCATGCGGATATACAAAATGTTCGTAA
- a CDS encoding transcription antitermination protein NusB: protein MKFDKTISREIALHGIYQHIMGLEPENIVKFEWVEGVFEGEIEYRNKDFILTYARKILNTYFSRHEQIINILNKFYVKNPELLSSIDKALLMLGITMYIMGDNTPKVVIDEIINISKSYGSTNNTYKMINKFMDLVVKNQSIL, encoded by the coding sequence ATGAAATTTGACAAGACGATATCAAGAGAGATTGCTTTACACGGGATATATCAGCACATTATGGGGTTAGAACCCGAGAATATAGTTAAGTTTGAGTGGGTTGAAGGAGTTTTTGAAGGAGAGATTGAATATAGAAACAAAGATTTCATATTAACATACGCAAGAAAGATACTGAACACCTATTTCTCAAGGCATGAGCAGATAATTAATATCTTAAACAAATTTTATGTAAAAAATCCAGAACTACTATCTTCAATAGATAAAGCACTACTTATGCTAGGTATAACAATGTATATTATGGGGGATAATACTCCTAAAGTAGTTATAGATGAGATAATAAACATATCAAAATCCTATGGTTCAACGAACAATACCTACAAAATGATAAATAAATTTATGGATCTAGTGGTAAAAAACCAAAGTATTTTGTAA
- the dnaA gene encoding chromosomal replication initiator protein DnaA encodes MEGLLRVWEEFVNIVTIGNEFDKVVLSKVKPYYKNGKFVISVNDEFTKTWIEKNYLDRIISTFKYYDVEVELVLNSTNGNTTHNQVNNTNVNQSTKATKENLKQPVEKSEKTRSRKTGLIREEDNSTCDTSILNTSNEFDNKGIETNLNSLPNINPRYSFESFVIGPSNDFAYHSALEVSKYPGKSYNPLFIYGEVGLGKTHLLHAIANEINKTKRLKKVVYVTSEQFTNEFFKALSSKSIHSFRMRYREVDILLIDDVQFFKSTMRQAIEELFHTFNKLAQDRKQMVFTSDRPPKELEEIDDRLISRFEGGLVVEIKKPELETRLNILERKFKEEGIELEAEILNFIAESIVSSVRALESAVNRVCAFLSFKKGSLDISTLKTLLKDIIEVEREEKEFVEITYTVDDILKAVSKYYETSIDNIISGDKGEDIVTIRQISMYLAKRLTNLTFSQIGSRFGKVHSTAMRAYERIDSMIKKNLSLREQIKEIISILKSSKRVAV; translated from the coding sequence ATGGAAGGACTTTTGAGGGTATGGGAGGAGTTTGTAAATATCGTTACTATCGGTAATGAATTTGATAAAGTTGTTCTCTCAAAAGTCAAGCCATACTATAAGAATGGCAAATTTGTGATATCTGTGAACGATGAATTCACCAAAACTTGGATTGAGAAAAATTATCTTGATAGGATAATATCAACTTTTAAGTATTATGATGTTGAGGTAGAGCTAGTATTGAACTCAACTAATGGTAATACAACTCACAATCAAGTTAATAATACCAATGTAAATCAATCTACTAAAGCAACAAAGGAAAACCTCAAGCAACCAGTGGAAAAGTCTGAGAAAACTCGCTCAAGAAAGACAGGTTTAATTAGAGAAGAAGATAATTCAACTTGTGATACAAGCATTCTAAACACATCAAATGAGTTTGATAATAAAGGTATTGAAACAAATCTCAATAGTCTGCCAAACATAAACCCAAGATACTCATTTGAATCGTTTGTTATAGGTCCCAGTAATGACTTTGCATATCACTCAGCTTTAGAAGTAAGTAAATACCCGGGCAAGAGCTACAATCCACTTTTCATATATGGTGAGGTAGGTTTAGGTAAGACACATCTTTTACATGCTATAGCAAACGAGATAAATAAGACCAAAAGATTAAAGAAAGTCGTGTATGTAACCAGTGAGCAGTTCACAAACGAATTCTTCAAAGCACTGAGTTCAAAGAGTATCCATTCTTTTAGGATGAGATATAGGGAGGTAGATATTTTACTCATAGATGATGTCCAGTTTTTCAAGTCAACTATGAGACAAGCGATTGAAGAATTGTTTCACACTTTCAATAAATTGGCACAAGATAGGAAGCAGATGGTTTTCACGAGTGATAGACCACCTAAGGAACTTGAAGAAATAGATGATAGGCTAATAAGTAGGTTTGAGGGGGGATTGGTTGTAGAAATTAAAAAACCAGAACTTGAAACAAGATTGAATATACTTGAGAGAAAGTTCAAGGAAGAAGGTATAGAGTTGGAGGCAGAGATTCTGAATTTCATAGCAGAGTCTATAGTTAGTAGTGTAAGAGCTTTAGAGTCCGCAGTAAATAGAGTATGTGCTTTTTTATCATTTAAGAAGGGAAGTCTTGATATTTCAACTCTCAAAACACTTCTGAAAGATATTATTGAGGTTGAGAGAGAAGAAAAGGAGTTCGTTGAGATCACCTACACGGTAGATGATATACTTAAGGCTGTTTCTAAATATTACGAAACTAGTATTGACAATATAATTTCAGGTGATAAGGGAGAAGACATTGTAACGATAAGGCAGATTAGTATGTATCTTGCAAAGAGACTTACGAACCTAACATTCTCGCAAATAGGAAGTAGGTTTGGTAAAGTTCATAGCACCGCTATGAGGGCTTACGAAAGAATTGACTCAATGATCAAGAAAAATCTATCTCTCCGTGAGCAGATAAAAGAGATAATTTCAATCCTAAAGAGCTCTAAACGAGTTGCCGTTTAA
- the trpB gene encoding tryptophan synthase subunit beta, translated as MTKGCFGDFGGRYIPEVLYPAITELEEAYYRIAKTKEFKRELEYLLNNYAGRPTPLYFAKNLTEHCGGAKIYLKREDLLHTGAHKINNALGQVLLAKKMGKKRVIAETGAGQHGVATATACALLGIECVIYMGKVDVERQKPNVFRMKLLGAEVVPVEKGSQTLKDAINEAMRDWITNVNNTLYVIGSVVGPHPYPTIVRNFQSVIGKETKRQILAMEGRLPDVIVACVGGGSNAIGIFYDFIKEKNVRLIGVEAGGIGDGIGENSATLSFGKVGVLHGAKSYLLYDEYGQVSETHSISAGLDYPGVGPEHSYLKSIGRVEYTFVRDTEALEGVMTLSQKEGIIPALESAHAVYFATKIASSLDKDSIVIVNLSGRGDKDLSIIMESMKYEQKNLT; from the coding sequence ATGACAAAAGGATGTTTTGGAGATTTTGGAGGTAGATACATACCTGAGGTCCTTTACCCTGCCATAACTGAACTAGAAGAAGCATACTACCGGATAGCGAAGACTAAAGAATTCAAAAGAGAACTTGAATATCTTTTGAATAACTATGCAGGGAGACCTACACCTCTGTATTTTGCTAAAAACCTTACCGAGCACTGTGGTGGAGCAAAGATATACCTAAAAAGAGAGGATCTATTACACACTGGAGCGCACAAAATAAACAACGCATTAGGACAGGTTTTACTAGCAAAGAAGATGGGTAAGAAAAGAGTCATAGCGGAAACTGGAGCGGGACAGCATGGTGTTGCAACTGCTACTGCTTGTGCTCTGCTTGGTATAGAATGCGTCATATACATGGGAAAGGTTGATGTAGAAAGACAGAAACCTAATGTTTTTAGGATGAAACTTCTCGGGGCTGAGGTAGTTCCCGTTGAAAAAGGTAGTCAAACACTCAAAGACGCTATCAACGAAGCAATGCGAGATTGGATAACGAATGTCAACAATACTCTTTATGTAATAGGTTCGGTTGTAGGACCTCATCCATATCCTACGATAGTGAGAAATTTTCAGTCTGTTATAGGTAAAGAAACAAAACGACAGATACTCGCAATGGAAGGAAGACTTCCAGATGTTATAGTTGCTTGCGTTGGCGGTGGCAGTAATGCGATAGGTATATTCTATGATTTCATAAAAGAAAAGAATGTTAGGCTAATTGGCGTTGAAGCAGGTGGAATTGGTGATGGTATAGGTGAAAACTCTGCTACACTTTCGTTTGGAAAGGTTGGTGTTTTACACGGTGCAAAATCCTACCTACTCTACGATGAGTATGGTCAGGTATCAGAGACACATTCTATCTCGGCAGGACTTGATTATCCTGGAGTAGGACCAGAGCATTCCTATCTAAAGTCAATAGGTCGCGTTGAATACACATTCGTAAGAGATACAGAAGCACTTGAAGGTGTAATGACACTATCTCAAAAAGAGGGGATAATTCCCGCGTTAGAGTCCGCTCATGCGGTTTATTTCGCTACCAAGATTGCCTCCTCGTTGGACAAAGATAGCATAGTAATAGTGAATCTCTCTGGCAGAGGAGACAAGGATCTTAGTATAATAATGGAATCAATGAAGTATGAACAGAAAAACCTTACATAA
- a CDS encoding ferredoxin family protein, which yields MPRVITEACIGVKDASCVQVCPVDCIHPRPDEADYANVDHLYINPDDCIDCGACEPACPVSAIFPLEDVPDNMKSYIEKNASYYKK from the coding sequence ATGCCAAGAGTAATTACCGAAGCCTGCATAGGTGTTAAAGATGCTTCTTGCGTTCAGGTATGCCCAGTTGACTGCATACATCCAAGACCAGACGAAGCAGACTACGCTAATGTGGATCATCTGTACATAAACCCTGATGATTGTATAGATTGCGGCGCTTGCGAACCAGCATGTCCCGTTAGTGCTATCTTCCCCCTTGAAGATGTTCCAGACAATATGAAATCATATATAGAAAAAAACGCAAGTTATTACAAGAAATAG
- a CDS encoding prepilin-type N-terminal cleavage/methylation domain-containing protein: MLKKFTKLAKDNKGFSVIEVIVAILVVSIMIFSVVETYRYVVSLTSKSKVIYENINLVKHVYNKILLENTIFYDKAKFNTNISGTFVEVEVTTIYSTNPRMYNVIIFTTNSDSKFSVSTSIYDF, translated from the coding sequence ATGTTGAAGAAATTTACAAAACTAGCAAAAGATAACAAAGGTTTTTCAGTAATAGAGGTTATTGTAGCAATACTTGTAGTTTCTATCATGATATTCTCTGTGGTTGAAACTTACAGGTATGTTGTATCGCTAACCAGTAAGTCAAAAGTCATTTATGAAAACATAAACCTCGTAAAACATGTATACAACAAGATACTATTAGAAAATACTATATTTTACGACAAAGCGAAATTCAATACCAATATTAGTGGAACTTTCGTAGAGGTAGAAGTGACAACTATTTATTCCACTAACCCTAGAATGTATAATGTAATTATATTTACAACCAACAGCGACAGTAAGTTTAGCGTTTCTACTTCTATTTATGATTTTTAG
- a CDS encoding alpha-amylase family glycosyl hydrolase produces the protein MRLLALVGLTLVVLASFVAVEDAGAWRVFQAFYWDVPNGWYTTVQGKVAELASDKLEVIYLPPPSKAMNGGYSMGYDPYDYYDVGQYNQKGTTATRFGTQSQLRSLISSIKSYGMRAMADIVLNHRAGGDSQYNPFTGGNTWTDFSKVASGRFRASYWDFHPNDIHASDSGVFGGYPDVCHDKVYVQTNIIAWLNWLKNSANAGFDFWRLDYTKGFAPWVAAYVYDNTGQPFIVGEYWDGNRDTLAWWVDTANRAGVKTFDFSLLYVLRDMALGNGYYDMRGLQFAGLVGIRPTKAVTFVGNHDTDPITQNKMMAYAYILTAEGDPTVWWKDYYDYGLARRGTARGIQQLLWVNWRLAGGSTTILYADNDLYIAQRNGYGSNPGLVIVINDNGVQWKGARVRTKWANTELNVYAWDGKDTARPNNKWTDGSGYADLWAAPYGYAVYAPRGY, from the coding sequence ATGAGGCTATTAGCGTTAGTGGGGTTAACCTTGGTTGTGTTAGCATCCTTCGTAGCAGTTGAGGATGCTGGTGCTTGGAGAGTATTCCAGGCGTTCTACTGGGATGTGCCAAATGGATGGTATACAACTGTCCAAGGTAAAGTTGCTGAGCTTGCTAGTGATAAACTTGAAGTCATTTACCTACCTCCTCCTTCAAAGGCTATGAATGGTGGATATTCCATGGGATACGATCCCTACGATTACTATGATGTAGGTCAGTATAACCAGAAAGGCACAACAGCAACAAGGTTCGGAACTCAATCGCAACTGAGGAGTTTAATATCAAGCATAAAATCCTATGGTATGAGGGCGATGGCGGACATCGTTTTAAACCATAGAGCCGGTGGAGATTCTCAATACAATCCTTTCACCGGTGGCAACACTTGGACTGACTTCTCAAAGGTTGCCAGTGGTAGGTTTAGAGCTAGTTATTGGGACTTCCATCCTAATGACATACACGCAAGTGATAGCGGTGTTTTCGGTGGTTATCCTGATGTATGCCATGACAAAGTTTATGTCCAGACAAACATAATAGCATGGCTTAATTGGCTTAAGAACAGTGCTAATGCTGGGTTTGACTTCTGGAGGCTTGACTACACGAAGGGATTTGCTCCTTGGGTTGCGGCGTATGTTTATGACAACACTGGACAACCATTCATAGTAGGAGAATACTGGGATGGTAATAGAGATACACTTGCTTGGTGGGTTGATACTGCTAACAGAGCAGGTGTAAAGACTTTTGACTTTTCATTACTGTATGTTTTGCGAGATATGGCATTAGGTAATGGATACTATGATATGAGAGGATTACAGTTTGCTGGACTTGTAGGTATTAGACCTACTAAGGCTGTTACGTTTGTTGGGAACCACGATACTGATCCGATAACACAGAATAAGATGATGGCTTATGCATATATACTTACTGCTGAAGGAGATCCGACAGTGTGGTGGAAGGATTACTATGATTATGGACTTGCGAGGAGAGGAACAGCAAGGGGAATACAACAATTATTATGGGTTAATTGGAGGCTAGCGGGTGGTTCAACAACCATCTTATATGCAGATAATGACCTATACATAGCACAGAGAAATGGGTATGGTTCTAACCCAGGACTTGTGATAGTAATAAACGATAATGGTGTTCAATGGAAAGGTGCTAGAGTTAGGACAAAGTGGGCTAACACTGAACTTAATGTCTATGCTTGGGATGGTAAGGATACCGCAAGACCGAATAACAAGTGGACTGACGGAAGTGGGTATGCTGACCTTTGGGCGGCACCTTACGGATACGCAGTCTACGCTCCAAGAGGGTATTAA